ATAAGCAGACCCAATGTGAAGTCAAACCAACCAAATAACTCCACGGTGAGCGCAGGATAGGTCTGCCCCTCCGCTTTGAATACCTGAACCACCATCCAGCCAAGTGGAGGAGTAGACGACGGGCTTTTTAGGGTTTTCGTTTTTTGCACTGGCCCGATCAAGAAGCGCCTCCAGGAAACCGATTCACCATCCACGGCCGAGTGCGCAACATAATACACCGCAGAAAGGAGGGAACTGGAAGGAGTTTGCGCTCTTGTTCTCGATGGCACATCGCCGAAGCGGCGCCTCAAAATCCTTAAGGAAATGCTTTTCGTTTACGCTGCAGCGTGAAGAGCAGCTGTGACGTAAAGAGCATGGACACAGCGGGGATCAAAGGCAACAGGAGTTGCTGCCTCAAGCAGGGAATAGACTGCCTTGGGTGACATCCTCGGTTGATACGGACGTTCGGAAGAGAGCGTATCGAACACCTCCGCTACTCCCAAAATACGCGAGAGCACAGGGATCTCTTCGCCCTTGCGACGCAGGGGATAGCCAGAACCGTCCAGGCGTTCGTGATGTCCCAGGATAACTTCCGCGACTTCTGAGAAGCCTGGGGTGGCCTGAAGCAGATCGTTTGCCTGCTGGGTATGCCGATCGCGTAGAGTCAGTTCATCCTTCGTCGGTTTGGCCTGCTGCTCCGAAGTGGGGGGTGGTTGCATAAGATTTCCAAGATCGTGTAGAAGCGCAGCGCGACGCAACACTCCCATGCGATGTTCATCGATACCCATCTCTACTCCGATCGAGATCGCAATTTGCGCAACCCGCTCCGAGTGCCGGTATGTAAAACGCGACCGTGCGTCGATAATGCGGGCAAATGCAACGCAGAGACGGTCGATCGTTGAAGGCGGTGCAGGAAGAAGACTGTTCTGTGGTCCGAGACGCAACGCGGTTGCGACCAAATTCTGGGACTCCATGTCGTTCCAAAGAGGTCCTTGATCATGCAGAAGTGTTGCCGCAGCCACAAGCCCGGGATCGAACCGATTCATTGATCTGCGATGGAGCAAGCGAATCGCGCTTTCGTGCCCTTTGGCTGTACCAACCGCTTCCAGCATCTGTGCAATACCTAAAATGCGGGAGAGAAGCGGAATCTGTCCATGTCGCTTGCCCGTTGGTCTACCAGTGCCATCCCAGTATTCATCACGATGGAGGACGGTCTCTGCAGTTCGCGTGGATAAACCCAGCTCTTGAGCTACGGCATATCCTTCTTCGCTACTGGATCGATTGAGCCCGCGCGCGATCCTGTTTTTATGAAGGGCCACTCGAAGGACGCGCTGTATTCCAACCGCAGGATTTGGGCCCAGACGCGATTGTTGTAGCAGTTGAGGGAGATGGTTCCAGTGAGAACTGTCCCACGGTCGATTGCGAAGAAAAAGCTGCGCGTTCGTGCTTTCCAGTGCAAGCAGATCGAAGACCTGCGTCCTGCGACTTGCGCTGCCGACATCTTTGAGGAGTGCCGCGAAAAAGAGATCGCTTATTTCCGATTCTGAAATTCTGATCCTTCGAGCGAGACGCATGCTGAGGATGCACGTGCGCAGTGCATGACCTATGGGCATGCCTTCCGCCAGATCCAATGCGCATGAGAGACGTGCAAGAATGTCCGAGAGAGGGGGATCGCTTGCCTCGTCCCATTCCGGGGGGGCGTAATGGTTACTCATGGATTAGCTCTTTCAACATGCATGTAAGACCAATTCTCAGAAATTCTGATCGCGATACCAACAGTGATATCTTCGTCGCTGATAATCCGCATCTTCAGGCCTTATCGGCAGCCATGAATAAATGTTTAGCGCAGAATAATTCTGGTGCTGGAACTCTCCGAGATCTGTGTGGTAGCCCATCGAATAGGCGACGTCTCGGATAATGAAGTGTTGCTTGTTCGTTGGGACAAACGAGAAACTCGAACATGGAATCAGGTTCAAGGCGCCCTCAAAGATTTATCGCGCGATTGTGCCCTTCGGTCCGTGAGCAAGCGCTGGGAAAATAGCTCGCATAGAGCACGATGTGTGGTCGCGCACCTAAGTGAAAACCCAACCTAGGATCTGCTCTGCGGTCGCACGATGGCCTAAGATGTTTTTAAAAGCAGCTACATGCGATATTTTTGACGGTATCCGAACTAGGCCAGCGCCAAGGGAACTGCTTCCTCCCAACGCCCTTGTGCTTTTAAAATAAGTTCGATTACCTCACGCGCCGCTCCGCGCCCGCCCTTGCGGCTGGTCGTAAAATTGCAAACGGTCTTCAGATCCTCCACACCATCGGCTACGCATACTCCTAAGCCGGCGCGAAGTGCCAAAGGAATATCTGGAAGATCGTCGCCCATGTAGGCGACCTCATCTTCGGTCACTCCCGCCTTTTGCAAACACTCCTCAAAGGCCTGAGTCTTGCTCGCCTGTCCCAGGTAGACGAAGTTGACCTTCAACTCTTCGGCACGCTTGGAGACCGCTGGTGAAGATCTACCCGTGATGAACCCTGTCTGGATGCCCATCGTGCGAGCCAGCGACAGCCCTTGCCCGTCCTGAGCATTGAACACTTTCATCTCGGTCACCGTCGGGGCTTCGGTTGAACTCGCTACAGTAGCCGAGATCAGGCAGACTCCGCCATCCGTCAAAGTTCCGTCAACATCCATCAGGAAGAGTTTGATCTTACGGGCGCGGGCCAGAACATCAGGCGAAGCAAGGTCAGACAGAGCGAGAGGGAACATAGGGCAACTCCGGAAGAAAATGTGTGATGCGCCTGTTTCACCGAAACCGAAAAGCATTTGCAAGCGGAACGCTCGCGTGCATCCCAAAGAATAGGCGCTCATCCACTAAGATAGTCACAGATGCACGTACTTGCCTTCCTCCATTATGGATCCAGCTGACGCTTCGGTCGTTCCTCCATCTCCGAATTCTCCCTCCGCTGCTTCGAGACGCCTGTTGCCATGGCTGGTTGCTGTTGCGTTTTTTATGGAGTCGCTGGACACAACCATCCTCAATACTGCGGTCCCGACGATCTCGGCTGCCCTGGGTGTGGCTCCGCTCAGTATGAAGGCTGTACTGGCAAGCTATACGCTCAGCCTCGCGGTATTCATTCCGATCAGTGGCTGGATGGCAGATCGTTTTGGTACCCGCCGTGTGTTCTCTACGGCGATCGGCCTGTTTACGCTTGGTTCGCTCCTATGTGGCATATCGAGCGATATCCATCTGCTCGTCGCCTGCCGCATCCTGCAAGGATGTGGTGGAGCCATGATGGTGCCGGTTGGCCGGTTGACGTTGGTGCGGACCTTTGCAAAGTCGGATCTTCTCCGCACGATGAGCTTTGTTTCCATACCGGCTTTGGTCGCACCCATGCTCGGCCCGATCGCCGGCGGGCTCATTGTCGGCTATCTCCATTGGCGCTTCATTTTCTTCCTGAATATTCCAATTGGGCTCGTAGGTCTCATCCTTGTTTACAAGCACCTGCCTGATTATCGGCAGGCCATTACGCCTGCCCTGGATATCGTTGGACTCATTCTTTTTGGCTCTGGAATCGCATTGCTTTCGTATGTGCTGGAGATCTTCGGCGAGCATGCTCTGAGCGGGCGAGAGATGTCCGGACTGCTGGCCCTGTCCTTCGTTTTACTGGCAGGCTATTGGATTCACGCGAAGGGTTTACCTTTTCCGCTACTGCAGCTGCGACTCTTTAGTATTCGTACTTTCCGGGCCGCCGTAAGCGGTAGCTTTTTTACGCGCCTCGGAATTGGAGGCGTACCCTTTCTTCTGCCGCTTCTTTATCAGGTGGGTCTGGGCTTCACTCCGATTCAATCGGGTCTGCTCATCATGCCTCAGGCCATCGCATCGATGGGAATGAAAACGATTATGCCCTCTCTTTTGCGTCGCGTCGGCTATCGTGTTGTGCTCGTATCCAACACCCTCATCCTCGGCGTACTTCTGTTGGTGTTCGCGACGATCGGTCCGGGAACACCGGTCTGGCTGATCGTACTGCAAGCTTTTATCTATGGAGCTTTTTCATCGCTGCAGTATTCCAGCATGAATACGCTGGTCTATGCCGACATCACGGATAAAGACACCAGCAGTGCAAGTTCGATCGCAAGTACCATGCAGCAGATGTCGGTCAGCTTTGGCGTTGCAACCGCAGGTCTGGCAACAGCCTTCTTCATTCCCAGTACTCATTCCAATGCGGTAGAGATGGTGCATGGCATCCACAAGGCGCTCACCGCATTAGGGGTTCTTACCATTGCCTCGACGATGGTCTTTCGTAGTTTGAAATCCGGCGACGGTGACGATGTGAGTATGCACAAAGTGCTGCATCCCGGGGGATGAGGTTGCTGCTTACTTGATCATGGCTTCGCCAAGTGGGCCGCGGTCGATGCCCGCCTGATCAACCACGTGGATGGAGATACGTCTGGTCTCAGCTGGCGGATGGATCGATGTATTAAGGTGGATCTGTTCCAACGGATTCAAGTTCTCCAGTTTGGATATGCCCAGAGGGTTGCCTCCACTGCCGTAAAAATGAGCCATCAGGACGCCCTCATAAAAGCTTCCGAATTGTCCGGTGAGAAGCGTACCGCTTGCGGATGCAGTTGCCTGCAGCGGTGTTTCTACGATGCCGCCGAAGGTGACTGCTTTGAGTGCTTCGCCGCCGCGTGTGGGAAACCACTGCGTATCCATGGCGTAGGACTCCCCAGGAGCGAGCTCGACGATGGGACTGTTGACCTCTGCTTCCATGTAGAGAACTTCAGGATGCTCATTTTCTTCGTCGCCAGCATGGTGCTGGCGTGGCGCATTGACGTAGAAGATCATTGAGGCTTTGTCTGGATACTTCGCTTGCGGTTGGTAGCGAACGCGCTCGATCATGGTGTAGCCGCTCGCTCCATCGGCGACGGCAAGCCATCCTTCGTGTGAGTCGATCCAGACTTCGCCGGAGCCGTTGGCTTTTGCCGGATGGACTTTGAATAGATTGTCTTCTACGGAATAGGTGGAGTTGCCTGCCATGCCCGTGCGTACATGGTAGCCGTTCAAGTATTCACTCGAGGGGTTTGCGGCGGCAATACCCCAGAGATGCGGGTTGATTTTGCTCGTGTCATCGACGGAGGCGGTGTTGTACTGCGAGACCGATTGTTCAGACCAGCTTCTCGGATATCCACCGGTATTCTTCATCACGGCGTGGAAGGAGATGATGGGAGAGTCTTCGCCGAGACTGATCTCGCGAATGTACTGCTGGCCGGTGAAGGGGTCACTTGGGCCCGTAAGTCGTATGGCGCAGGTCGGGCCCTGCGAGAGCACATCCAGCTTGTACGGAGCGCTGTCGAGCAGAGAGCCTTCTGCGCCGGGCCAGTGCTGTTCGTCGTCGGAGCCCTCGGGCATCGGCCAGATCTTATCTCCTCCGTAGTTGTTCCATGCATGGCTGAGAGGATCGGGTGGGATGACCTTTCCCTTGAGCTGATCGCTGACGAAGAGAAAGTCATGCTCGCCGAAGTGAACCTGCATCAGACGTCCACCCAGCTGAGGGACGATGGTGAGTTCAACCCAGTGATTGGATATTTTCTCCGCCTTCCATCCAAAGTAGTCGTTGGACTTGACCGTGCATCCCGAGCTTGCGAAGAGCCGTAGGGGAGTGAGGCAGAGCGCTAGAAGAACGCATGAGCGAAGTAGAGATGCTTGTGGACTACTGCGCCTGAGTCTTTGAGGAAACATCGATCCTCCGGTACCGATTGAAGCAAAAACTGCGGCGTACCTCTACAGAAGAGATACGCCGCAGCCAACGTTAGTTTAGAAGCGGTACTTTGCGGCGACCTGGAAAACACGCGCCTCCTCTGCGCTTGTTACCTGGCCGAAGTTCCCACTGGTCCTGCTGCCGCTTGGATTGTCGAATTGGGCATGGTTGAAGGCATTGAAGGCTTCGATGCGCAGCTGCACCACGTTTGCCTCATGCAGGCGAATGTCGCGGAGGATGGCGAGGTCGGTATTGTTGATGCCGGGTCCGTGGAAGAAGCGGCGATGCGAGCTACCGAACTCACCGACAGCCTCCAGGGGGAAGGCGTCAATGTTGAAGTAGGCGTTGCGGTTGCGGGGGTTGTGATCGCCAGCCAAAGGGGCACCCGTATAGTTTGGGCGGTCGGCTCCGGTGCCCGTAAGGGAGTGATCGTCGTTCTCGGACAGGGAGACGGGAAGTCCTGAAGCAAAGCGTGTGATGCCCGAAATAGCCCATCCGCCCGTAACTGCTTTGGCAAAGTGGTTGTTGACGAGGCGGTCAAAAGGAAGGCGAACGTTATAGCTTGCGACGAAGTTATGGGTTACATCAAAAGACGAGAGACCATAATCCGCCTGCGGTCGGTAGACGTACGTGCTCTGCGTCTGCGAGGAGGAGTTATCGAAGGAACGGCTGAAGGTGTAAGCGAAGAGAACGTCCCATACTGCGCTTGTATGCTTGAGGCTCGTCTGCAGTGAGTTGTAGTTGGCCTTTGCCGAGGTCTTGAGATAAGGATTGCTGCCGAAGGCAAGACCGAGTGTAGGGCGGGTTCCTTCCACGATGGAGCCATTGGCGCGGGTGTATGGCTGTGTTTCAAGGTTCGGTCCGCAATCCGTCTCTCCATCGGCGAGTGCGGCGCCCTGCAGCGAAAGGCAAAGCGCGGGATCACCAGGGTTTGCTTCCACCGCATTGGCGAGATGACGACCAACGTTACCAACGTAGTTCATGGTCATGACGGTGGAACGTCCGAGATCCTGCTGGATTCCAATGAAGTAGTTCTGGTTGTAAGGCACAGTGTTCGTGGTTGCCACGGCGAAGCTGGAGCTAAGAGGGAGATAGCTGGCCCATGGCACGTTGTTGTCAGGATTTGAGGCGCTTACGTTGGTGGGCGGAAAGACGAAAGGGAACTTCTGCGCCTGCACGGTCTGTGTTGCACGGTTGACGTAAGGCTTCTCCAGCATGACAGGAACGGGTGATTCCCAGAAAAGACCGTAGGGAGCATCACCGATCTCTACGAAACCGGACTGATCCTGGAAGCTGGTATAGAAGAGACCATAGCCGCCACGGACGCTGGTCTTGCCATTCCAGAATGGCGGAACATAGGCGAAGCCAAAGCGCGGAGCGAATTTGTTCCACTTGATGGGAGCGAGGGTTCTGGGGACGCCAGGATCACCGGGAAAGACCCATCCCTTGGGTGCGCCCGGGAATACGATCGACTGTTGTCCCGGAACGATGGTTTCCAGCTTGTTTTGCGTGTCGTACCACGGCGTTGTAACTTCATAGCGAATGCCCACGTTCATCGTGAAATTTGGAAGAAGTCTCCACGAATCCTGAGCGTAGCCGCCAGCATAGTAACTGCGCGAATCCAGAAGCTGTTGCGTGGCCTGGAC
This genomic stretch from Terriglobus saanensis SP1PR4 harbors:
- a CDS encoding HD-GYP domain-containing protein gives rise to the protein MSNHYAPPEWDEASDPPLSDILARLSCALDLAEGMPIGHALRTCILSMRLARRIRISESEISDLFFAALLKDVGSASRRTQVFDLLALESTNAQLFLRNRPWDSSHWNHLPQLLQQSRLGPNPAVGIQRVLRVALHKNRIARGLNRSSSEEGYAVAQELGLSTRTAETVLHRDEYWDGTGRPTGKRHGQIPLLSRILGIAQMLEAVGTAKGHESAIRLLHRRSMNRFDPGLVAAATLLHDQGPLWNDMESQNLVATALRLGPQNSLLPAPPSTIDRLCVAFARIIDARSRFTYRHSERVAQIAISIGVEMGIDEHRMGVLRRAALLHDLGNLMQPPPTSEQQAKPTKDELTLRDRHTQQANDLLQATPGFSEVAEVILGHHERLDGSGYPLRRKGEEIPVLSRILGVAEVFDTLSSERPYQPRMSPKAVYSLLEAATPVAFDPRCVHALYVTAALHAAA
- a CDS encoding DHA2 family efflux MFS transporter permease subunit produces the protein MPSSIMDPADASVVPPSPNSPSAASRRLLPWLVAVAFFMESLDTTILNTAVPTISAALGVAPLSMKAVLASYTLSLAVFIPISGWMADRFGTRRVFSTAIGLFTLGSLLCGISSDIHLLVACRILQGCGGAMMVPVGRLTLVRTFAKSDLLRTMSFVSIPALVAPMLGPIAGGLIVGYLHWRFIFFLNIPIGLVGLILVYKHLPDYRQAITPALDIVGLILFGSGIALLSYVLEIFGEHALSGREMSGLLALSFVLLAGYWIHAKGLPFPLLQLRLFSIRTFRAAVSGSFFTRLGIGGVPFLLPLLYQVGLGFTPIQSGLLIMPQAIASMGMKTIMPSLLRRVGYRVVLVSNTLILGVLLLVFATIGPGTPVWLIVLQAFIYGAFSSLQYSSMNTLVYADITDKDTSSASSIASTMQQMSVSFGVATAGLATAFFIPSTHSNAVEMVHGIHKALTALGVLTIASTMVFRSLKSGDGDDVSMHKVLHPGG
- a CDS encoding KdsC family phosphatase → MFPLALSDLASPDVLARARKIKLFLMDVDGTLTDGGVCLISATVASSTEAPTVTEMKVFNAQDGQGLSLARTMGIQTGFITGRSSPAVSKRAEELKVNFVYLGQASKTQAFEECLQKAGVTEDEVAYMGDDLPDIPLALRAGLGVCVADGVEDLKTVCNFTTSRKGGRGAAREVIELILKAQGRWEEAVPLALA